A single genomic interval of Halorubrum aethiopicum harbors:
- the spt4 gene encoding transcription elongation factor subunit Spt4, which produces MAEDRLACRECHYVNDPDAQTCELCGSSSLTEDWAGYVIVTNPEESQIAEEMNVSKPGSYALKVR; this is translated from the coding sequence ATGGCGGAGGATCGGCTCGCCTGTCGGGAGTGTCACTACGTCAACGACCCGGACGCACAGACCTGTGAGCTCTGCGGCTCCTCCTCGCTGACGGAGGACTGGGCCGGCTACGTCATCGTCACGAACCCCGAGGAGAGCCAGATCGCGGAGGAGATGAACGTCTCGAAGCCGGGATCGTACGCGCTGAAGGTCCGGTAG
- a CDS encoding DUF5810 domain-containing protein, with the protein MGYACPVCATPQRDGEHLAHHLAFTAMLHGDDHEAWLDEHAPEWAAAEPAALAEEVVEHAEPAEYHEVFEDTTDRGRPAVDAGMSEGGGHTHSHAHDHSGHARGHGGSGGMDPETAAAVEEARELTREMYEEGAGATDADDGDHADGESRAEGGDGDGN; encoded by the coding sequence ATGGGATACGCGTGTCCGGTGTGTGCGACCCCGCAGCGCGACGGCGAGCACCTGGCGCACCACCTCGCGTTCACGGCGATGCTCCACGGCGACGACCACGAGGCGTGGCTCGACGAGCACGCCCCGGAGTGGGCCGCGGCCGAGCCGGCGGCGCTGGCGGAGGAGGTCGTCGAGCACGCGGAGCCCGCGGAGTACCACGAGGTGTTCGAGGACACGACCGACCGCGGCCGGCCGGCGGTGGACGCCGGGATGAGCGAGGGCGGCGGACACACACACAGCCACGCCCACGACCACTCGGGCCACGCCCGCGGTCACGGCGGCTCCGGCGGGATGGACCCCGAGACGGCGGCCGCCGTCGAGGAGGCGCGCGAACTGACGCGCGAGATGTACGAGGAGGGCGCGGGAGCGACCGATGCTGACGACGGGGACCACGCCGACGGTGAGAGTCGCGCCGAGGGCGGGGACGGCGACGGCAACTGA
- a CDS encoding DNA-directed RNA polymerase translates to MYKRVRLKDTVEVPPEHLADVTDERVKALLQDKLEGRMDEEVGSVVSVIEVHDIGEGAVLHNRPGVYYEAEFDALTFDPDMQEVVDGTVVETVEFGAFVGIGPVDGLLHVSQITDEYLTFDGANQQLASSDSDKSLGVDDAVRVRVVTKSVDERNPRDSKIGLTAKQPGLGKHEWLESDRRRRAEAGTTGEDD, encoded by the coding sequence ATGTACAAACGAGTTCGACTCAAGGACACGGTCGAGGTCCCGCCGGAGCACCTGGCGGACGTCACCGACGAGCGGGTGAAGGCCCTGCTCCAGGACAAGCTGGAAGGACGAATGGACGAGGAGGTCGGCAGCGTCGTGAGCGTCATCGAGGTCCACGACATCGGCGAAGGGGCGGTCCTCCACAACCGCCCCGGCGTCTACTACGAGGCCGAGTTCGACGCGCTCACCTTCGACCCCGACATGCAGGAGGTCGTCGACGGGACGGTCGTCGAGACGGTCGAGTTCGGCGCGTTCGTCGGGATCGGCCCGGTCGACGGCCTGCTCCACGTCTCGCAGATCACCGACGAGTACCTCACCTTCGACGGGGCGAACCAGCAGCTCGCCTCCTCGGACTCCGATAAGAGCCTCGGCGTCGACGACGCGGTGCGCGTGCGGGTCGTCACGAAGAGCGTCGACGAGCGGAACCCGCGCGACTCGAAGATCGGGCTCACCGCCAAGCAGCCGGGGCTCGGCAAACACGAGTGGCTCGAGAGCGACCGCCGCCGGCGGGCCGAGGCCGGCACGACCGGGGAGGACGACTGA
- a CDS encoding bifunctional N(6)-L-threonylcarbamoyladenine synthase/serine/threonine protein kinase has product MRVLGIEGTAWCASAALHDAGTDATFIESDPYEPDSGGIHPREAAEHMSEAIPEVVETVLDHAEAEYGPDAIDAVAFSRGPGLGPCLRTVGTAARSLAGALDVPLVGVNHMVAHLEIGRHESGFSNPVCLNASGANAHLLGYHDGRYRVLGETMDAGVGNAIDKFTRHVGWTHPGGPKVEAAAAEASGGDAATEGSDSSSATDLLELPYVVKGMDFSFSGISSAANDAYDAGEPVEEICFSLQEHVFAMLTEVSERALSLTGADELVLGGGVGQNDRLREMLAEMCAARGAAFHAPDPRYLRDNAGMIAVLGAQMAAAGDTLAVRESRIDPNFRPDQVPVTWRDDESSVARVGSDRGRDRGNDLDGRGAEAIVEVVDADDAGLVEGIVDGAIVRKRRIPKEYRHPGLDRSLRRDRTVAEARLTSEARRAGVPTPLVYDVDVPEATLTLQYVGDRDLAADLRDDEERDQESSATRTVRAVRSVGRHLARLHRAGFVHGDPTTRNVRIGNDGSDSGSSHAPTYLIDFGLGYHTGHVEDHAMDLHVFEGSVTATATGSDRLVDAFEEGYEEEGEEAVLDRLREVRRRGRYR; this is encoded by the coding sequence ATGCGGGTCCTCGGCATCGAAGGGACGGCGTGGTGCGCGAGCGCCGCCCTCCACGACGCCGGGACCGACGCGACTTTCATCGAATCCGATCCGTACGAACCCGATAGCGGCGGCATTCACCCGCGCGAGGCCGCGGAACACATGTCCGAGGCCATCCCGGAGGTCGTCGAGACGGTCCTCGACCACGCGGAGGCCGAGTACGGCCCGGACGCGATAGACGCCGTCGCCTTCTCGCGCGGGCCCGGACTCGGGCCGTGTCTGCGGACGGTCGGGACCGCCGCGCGCTCGCTCGCGGGCGCGCTCGACGTGCCGCTCGTCGGCGTCAACCACATGGTCGCTCACCTCGAGATCGGCCGCCACGAGTCGGGCTTCTCGAACCCGGTGTGTCTGAACGCCTCGGGCGCGAACGCCCACCTTCTGGGGTATCACGACGGCCGATACCGCGTCCTCGGCGAGACCATGGACGCGGGCGTCGGCAACGCGATCGACAAGTTCACTCGCCACGTCGGGTGGACCCATCCCGGCGGACCGAAGGTCGAGGCCGCCGCCGCGGAGGCGTCGGGAGGTGACGCCGCAACCGAGGGAAGCGACTCATCGAGTGCGACCGACCTCCTCGAGCTGCCGTACGTCGTCAAGGGAATGGACTTCTCGTTTTCGGGGATCAGCTCTGCGGCGAACGACGCGTACGACGCCGGCGAGCCGGTCGAGGAGATCTGTTTCTCGCTTCAAGAGCACGTCTTCGCCATGCTCACGGAGGTCTCCGAGCGGGCGCTCTCGCTGACCGGGGCCGACGAGCTCGTGTTGGGCGGGGGCGTCGGCCAGAACGACCGGCTCCGCGAGATGCTCGCGGAGATGTGCGCGGCCCGCGGCGCGGCGTTTCACGCGCCCGATCCCCGGTACCTCCGCGACAACGCCGGAATGATCGCGGTGCTCGGCGCGCAGATGGCGGCGGCGGGCGACACCCTCGCGGTCCGCGAGTCGCGCATCGACCCGAACTTCCGGCCGGATCAGGTGCCGGTGACGTGGCGGGACGACGAGTCGTCGGTCGCTCGGGTCGGAAGCGACCGTGGACGCGACCGCGGGAACGACCTCGACGGCCGAGGGGCCGAGGCGATCGTCGAGGTCGTCGACGCCGACGACGCCGGACTCGTCGAGGGGATCGTCGACGGAGCGATCGTTCGGAAGCGCCGGATCCCGAAGGAGTACCGACATCCGGGGTTGGACCGTTCGCTCCGGCGGGATCGGACGGTCGCCGAGGCTCGGCTGACGAGCGAGGCGCGTCGGGCCGGCGTGCCGACGCCGCTCGTGTACGACGTCGACGTACCGGAGGCGACGCTGACCCTCCAGTACGTCGGGGACCGCGACCTCGCGGCGGATCTCCGCGACGACGAGGAGAGAGACCAGGAGAGTTCGGCGACGCGGACGGTTCGGGCTGTCCGGTCCGTGGGTCGACACCTCGCGCGGCTCCACCGCGCGGGGTTCGTTCACGGCGACCCCACGACGCGAAACGTCAGGATCGGGAACGACGGATCCGACTCCGGGAGCTCCCACGCTCCGACGTACCTCATCGACTTCGGTCTGGGATACCACACCGGACACGTCGAGGACCACGCGATGGACCTCCACGTGTTCGAGGGGTCCGTGACCGCGACGGCGACGGGGTCCGATCGGCTCGTGGACGCCTTCGAGGAGGGATACGAGGAGGAAGGAGAGGAGGCGGTCCTCGACCGACTCCGCGAGGTTCGGCGTCGGGGTCGGTACCGCTGA
- a CDS encoding 30S ribosomal protein S24e: MDVDIISEEENPMLHRTDIRFETVHDEATPSRLSVRDSLAAKLDKASEEVVVHELDTKFGMRKTVGYAKVYDSAADALDVEQEYMLERNKIGADGDDGEEA, from the coding sequence ATGGACGTCGACATCATTTCCGAGGAAGAAAACCCCATGTTGCACCGGACGGACATCCGCTTCGAGACGGTTCACGACGAGGCGACCCCCTCCCGCCTCTCGGTCCGCGACTCGCTCGCCGCCAAACTCGACAAGGCCTCCGAGGAGGTCGTCGTCCACGAGCTCGACACGAAGTTCGGGATGCGCAAGACCGTCGGCTACGCGAAGGTGTACGACTCCGCGGCGGACGCGCTCGACGTCGAGCAGGAATACATGCTCGAACGGAACAAGATCGGTGCCGACGGCGACGACGGCGAAGAGGCCTGA
- a CDS encoding PIN domain-containing protein — MSDATPGGDDRPAGGDDRPADAGDHPADADDRPVVALDASALMAPVEANVRLFEELDRLLGSYDPVVPSAVVEELADLGSGAGKAATAASVGADLADRARTVDVEGAYGDDALVDLARSGRAAYVVTLDRPLVERVLDADTPVICLRGRNTLTVTDP; from the coding sequence GTGTCCGACGCGACCCCCGGCGGCGACGACCGTCCGGCCGGCGGCGACGATCGCCCTGCGGATGCCGGCGACCACCCCGCGGACGCCGACGACCGCCCCGTCGTCGCGCTCGACGCGAGCGCGCTGATGGCCCCGGTCGAGGCGAACGTCCGGCTGTTCGAGGAGCTCGACCGGCTCCTCGGGAGCTACGATCCGGTCGTGCCGTCGGCGGTCGTCGAGGAGCTCGCCGACCTCGGATCGGGCGCCGGGAAGGCGGCGACCGCCGCGAGCGTCGGGGCGGACCTGGCGGACCGGGCCCGGACGGTCGACGTCGAGGGCGCGTACGGGGACGACGCCCTCGTCGACCTGGCTCGGTCGGGCCGGGCCGCGTACGTGGTCACGCTCGACAGGCCGCTCGTGGAACGGGTACTGGACGCGGACACACCGGTAATCTGTTTACGGGGGCGGAACACACTCACGGTAACGGACCCGTAG
- a CDS encoding translation initiation factor IF-2 subunit gamma yields MTQANTQPEVNIGLVGHVDHGKTTLVQALSGSWTDQHSEEMKRGISIRLGYADATFRRCPGVDEPECYTTDEECPDGSESEPIRTVSFVDAPGHETLMATMLSGASIMDGAVLVVSATEDVPQAQTEEHLMALDLIGIENIVIAQNKVDLVDRDRAVDNYEQIREFVEGTVAEGAPIVPVSAGQEVNLDLLIQAIESEIPTPERDPDEDARMFAARSFDINRPGATAEELKGGVVGGSLVQGELSVGDGLEIRPGREVEEEGQTEWRPLETSIRSLQAGTRNVDSAKPGGLLGVGTGLDPSLTKGDALAGQVAGEPGTLPPTRHEFEMQVDLLDRVVGKEDDESGESDIEEISTGEPLMLTVGTATTVGAVTSARDGECEVSLKRPVCAEEGAQIAINRRVGARWRLIGVGTLS; encoded by the coding sequence GTGACCCAAGCCAACACACAACCGGAGGTGAACATCGGTCTCGTCGGTCACGTCGACCACGGGAAGACGACGCTCGTACAGGCGTTGTCCGGCTCGTGGACCGACCAGCACAGCGAGGAGATGAAACGCGGGATCTCGATCCGGCTCGGGTACGCGGACGCGACGTTCCGCCGCTGTCCCGGCGTCGACGAGCCCGAGTGTTACACGACCGACGAGGAGTGCCCCGACGGCTCCGAGAGCGAGCCGATCCGGACCGTCTCGTTCGTGGACGCGCCCGGCCACGAGACGCTGATGGCGACGATGCTCTCGGGCGCGTCGATCATGGACGGGGCCGTCCTCGTCGTGAGCGCGACCGAGGACGTCCCGCAGGCACAGACCGAGGAACACCTGATGGCGCTCGATCTCATCGGGATCGAGAACATCGTCATCGCCCAGAACAAGGTCGACCTCGTCGACCGCGACCGCGCCGTCGACAACTACGAGCAGATCCGCGAGTTCGTCGAGGGCACCGTCGCGGAGGGCGCGCCGATCGTCCCCGTCTCGGCGGGCCAGGAGGTCAACCTCGATCTGCTCATCCAGGCGATCGAGTCGGAGATCCCGACCCCCGAGCGCGACCCCGACGAGGACGCCCGGATGTTCGCGGCCCGGTCGTTCGACATCAACCGGCCGGGCGCGACCGCCGAGGAGCTGAAGGGCGGCGTCGTCGGCGGCTCGCTCGTCCAGGGCGAGCTGTCGGTCGGCGACGGCCTCGAGATCCGTCCCGGCCGCGAGGTCGAGGAGGAGGGCCAGACGGAGTGGCGGCCGCTCGAGACCTCGATCCGGTCGCTCCAGGCGGGCACGCGGAACGTCGACTCCGCGAAGCCCGGCGGCCTGCTGGGCGTCGGAACGGGGCTCGACCCCAGCCTGACGAAGGGCGACGCGCTCGCCGGCCAGGTCGCCGGCGAGCCCGGAACGCTCCCGCCGACCCGACACGAGTTCGAGATGCAGGTCGACCTCCTCGACCGCGTCGTCGGCAAGGAGGACGACGAGAGCGGCGAGAGCGACATCGAGGAGATCTCGACCGGCGAGCCGCTCATGTTGACCGTCGGCACCGCGACCACCGTCGGAGCCGTGACGAGCGCGCGCGACGGCGAGTGCGAGGTCAGCCTCAAGCGCCCGGTGTGCGCCGAGGAGGGCGCACAGATCGCGATCAACCGCCGCGTCGGCGCGCGGTGGCGGCTGATCGGCGTCGGGACGCTGTCGTAG
- a CDS encoding GTP-dependent dephospho-CoA kinase family protein, with product MVTLPDSLRDAFKEPMGPVTTDADALLAAAAESREEHDAPDAPIVAVGDVVTYHLREAGRVPDVALVDGKTKREAVRAAVSDALAAGDERRVRVENPAATLSVALLEALVDALADPDPVTIEVDGEEDLAALPAILAAPDGASVVYGQPGEGMVRVAVTPESRREGRELFERLDGDVDAAVDALGLTE from the coding sequence ATCGTGACCCTTCCGGACTCGCTTCGAGACGCGTTCAAGGAGCCGATGGGCCCGGTGACGACCGACGCCGACGCGCTGCTCGCGGCCGCGGCGGAGAGTCGCGAGGAGCACGACGCTCCCGACGCGCCGATCGTCGCCGTCGGCGACGTGGTCACCTACCACCTCCGGGAGGCCGGTCGCGTTCCGGACGTCGCGCTCGTCGACGGGAAGACCAAGCGGGAGGCGGTCCGGGCGGCGGTCTCGGACGCGCTCGCGGCGGGCGACGAGAGACGCGTGCGCGTCGAGAACCCCGCCGCGACGCTTTCCGTCGCGCTCCTCGAGGCGCTCGTCGACGCCCTCGCGGACCCGGATCCCGTCACGATCGAGGTCGACGGCGAGGAGGATCTGGCCGCGCTGCCGGCGATCCTCGCCGCTCCCGACGGCGCGAGCGTCGTGTACGGACAGCCCGGCGAGGGGATGGTCCGGGTCGCGGTCACCCCGGAGAGCCGGCGGGAGGGACGCGAACTGTTCGAGAGGCTCGACGGCGACGTCGACGCCGCGGTCGATGCGCTCGGGCTGACGGAATGA